AGACTAAGAAACTTGGAGGGCCTCAAACTTAAATTCTGGCTATGTACACCTCAGACTTTTGTTTAACCTTTCAATAAAACTtgtgatgcttttttttgtggGCAGTCATAAATATGATGGGAACTTGAAGTCCTAAATAAGCTTACcaagtctgttttatttttctgtttcccctAGAAattttaggaagatttttttcctagtattttACCTTTTTGCATAGTGACTGACACTTACacagcttctttctcttttagtcTATACTCTCCTAGCCTAAATCcttttcagcatattttttcTAGGCTATGAGTATGCCAGCGAGGTCAGTTACTGCTGGATGGTGATAACTGCCAACTGGATCACATCTTTGTACCTTGCAgctaaagaaaagtaattttcagtaGTGGTAGGGATTTTACAACATTTTCTGATGGCACACTTTTAGTTGTGATACTATTTGTCCTTTACATCCAAGAAACTTTATTATATGGTTCTAGATCCtctacataaataaaatacttatttgaagtattttcttgCTGTTGGCCTTAGTCACTAAGTACTTAAGCAAATTAATTTGGGTAAATGGTACTTGCTGGTGACAGTGAAAATGTTTGTGCATCTGAACTTTAGGTTGTCACAAGAAGCAATATGAGGCTCAGTGTCCATCTGCAGCTTCCAACTTAATTTTGTCGGCTGATGTCTTGACACACTTACCTGACAGGGAAAATTCTGCCTGGTGCTGCATGATGCCAGAATACTCTTATTTTTTTGCCATCTCCTGGAGGAGATGCCCCCTCTCACCTCCATTACAATGGCTTGCTTTCTCTGCTTGGCCTGTTATGCTCCTTACTTAATTACTGTTGACCACATGCCTTCTCAGtaccctctttcctcttgtgctTCCAGTTCCTGTGTAGAGGGAAGGATGTCATCTGTCTACCATTGCAAAGAAAAGCCTGGTTTCCTTGCTGAGGGATGGAGCTGGTTGTAGCAACAACCTGTCTTTGGGCATCTGAGCCGCTGGTAGTTGTCTGCATGTGTTATGGCAGAGGCGCAAGTGACTTTGCTTATTTGCCAGGGAGGAGTGGGAGAGTTCCTTGGtggtgctgagcagcagctgtaCTTTAATGTCTGTCACCCATATAAACACAAGCCAATTCCTTTGGctgacaaggcaaagaggaagTACTTACccacatattttctttaaactaaTAGTCAGTTTAACTTAAAGACTAGTCCATCAACCTCAGTTTCTTGAGACCTGAGTGAGATGACTACAGTATATCTAGGTAGGGTGTAGAGAAGATAGCCTTTCTTTTTggtatctttattttaaaggatCTTTCCGTCTCCTTCTGTCTCCAGCTTAAACACCTGCCACTTCCTTTTTTAGGTGTTTAAAGTTTTTGGAAGACCAGTGGAAGCAAGTAATTCACTGTTCGTGACAGAGTGCTGGGGACTGACTTATGGGGACAGAAACCAATTAAATGTGAATGCCACAGGCAGTGGCATGAAGCAGCTTGCCAAAGCACTGCTAGTGATGtggacttcagaaaataaaataaaccggctttcttttgctttgcaaTTCAACAGTGCTGTGGGTTCTGTTCTCAAAGCGCAAAATGAGCAGTGCAATAAAGCTGTATCCTCTCCTGCCCCGCCCccccctttgtttttttcccaccctCCTTAATTTGTGACTTGGTGAGAGACCTAGATAGGTGTATACGCTTTCAATAGGCAAGAGGGGAatggttaaaaacaaaaacagcaataaaatggATCTGCTACTCTTAACGCTGCCAGTCACAGTGCCTTTCTGCTTCAGTTTGCCTTATGGTACTTCAGTTACTGGTTCTGTAATAGTCCACTGTAGCTGTTACATTTCTGGCTGGCAAATGTAGGGtggttctgtttcttctgctgaacTGCATGCTGTGAGATTACTTATTTCTCTCATGTTTCCTTCAGCCATCCTTTAGAAAAGAATTGAAGAATGTATTGTGGAGCGAGCTTCTTTTTCTGATGCTGCAGTAAAACGAAGACCAGAACTGGAGTGATTCCTGAAACCCCAGACAAAAAAAGTGCATTATGTGTTCATAACAACTCCTTTGAGTGAATGACTTGAACCTTGCACCTCAAATTGGACTTCTATGGTAGTGATGACTTATAGAGTTGCCTCTGCAGCACCTGCGTTCTCCGAGCAGAAGTGTCAATGCCGTACCACTTTGGGGCAGCAAAGCACAGGTGGCAGACAGGTTAGTCAGGTCGCTGCAGGTTCTGGTAACTTGTAAATGTGGTACTTCTGTACTCCAGCCTGTTGAGCTGCTGGGCATTGTAGTCCTTAACTCAAGTTATTTATTAGATGTTGCAGGTCAAGTTCTGCCTCCAAGCTCCCCTGCTTCTCAGGTGAGATTCCTGCCTGGCTCCACTGCCCTATCTCCTGGTTTAGGAGGGAAAGTCCTGAAACTGTGGTCCTGGATGTTTAGGGCTCTGTTGGGCAGCTGATGAGGATAGCGCCTGCTTTCTCAAGGGCATGTGCTCCATAAGGATAAGTTGATAAGTATCAGCTATTCCATGATGAAAGCTTGTGCTCCTTTTTTTGTGTTCTAGAGTGCTGCAATATGAAGCTTTTtcatctctttatttttttttttttttctcagagataGGCTGCTTCAGACAACCTTGTGTTTACTGTGGAGCAGTGGACAGGTAGGAACTCACGTGTCCATAGCAGGTAGTCTGTGGTGTGAGCAGGCCAGACAACAGACTTGAGGCTGAGTGTTGTACAGGCCTGCTCAAGGCATGAAACTTTTAACAATCTCTCTTacagaagaataattttttccataTAGGTGTTGAGCCTGGCAATCTGGAAACATTTCTTGCAAGTGAGTTGTTTGGTAGGTAAAATGCTGCTAATGTGAGTTAACATGAACTTGCTtaaagaaggagagaggggagagggaaaacgTTTCTAAGAAAGAACCTCAAAACTGCTTTGAAGCCTATTAACAAAGTTAAGTATGTCCTTAATTCTATAACAAGTGATAGCAGTGGACACTCCTGTGTGATATGTGAGCATATACATCCTCAAATTAACCCTTAAAGCACTGGCCATTGGGTGTGACCCTTAACTGCAAGAGAAGAGGGAAATTGGCTGAGAAGAGAATAAACTGAGCAGAAAACACATAGTTGCTTTAGGGCTGGAACAGTTTGATTCTGGCATGTTTAAAGACCCATCTTTTTAGAAAAGCACTGTGGGgaaagttttcctttaaaatagtCATACAAGCTTCTCCTAAAAATCCCACCCTAAACCTGCTTCACATTATCTAATCTCTCTTCAGGGAATTGCTtgagatgtttttttctgaaaggacaGGCTGCCTGTTGGAGAGACATATGCATTGTTTCACCAAAGCTGTAGCCCTCTATCTTCAGACAAGAGGGAAGCACATTGTTTTGTGTCTTTGATATGATCCAGCCAGAAAACAGCCTCAGGGAAATAAATTCACAGTCCTTGGCAGCAGTGCtgcctttctgtcttttttttttttttcccctctctcagTTCCACAGTGTATGCTGTTCTAATAACTTGAGATTAAACTCACATGGGGCATCGCAAAAGTCCTTCTTAAGACTTGAGGTCATAACTTGCTGAAAGTTCAGAGGGATGACTCTCatttctgtaatgaaaaaaaagttccaGGGTTATTTTAGAATTAGGTCTAATAAGAAACTGGTACAAGAAGCTACTTCAGTACAGTAATTCAGTGACAGTGCAGCACATGAGCAGCAGCTACTGAAAGCATTCCATCTTCCTGTTCAAGTAAGCTGAATCCTGCCAAATTCATATGTTGATCACAAAGATGATGGTTCAGGTCTCTgtagaatgatttttttaaaatgcattgtcTGGCTGTACCTTCTCAGGGAAAATGCTCAAGAAACTTCATgcattgtttgttttggttAGAACACACCCATAAGTAGTTTGAGTATCCTTACTGAGAAATGTCACAATTCATTCAAGGGCAGCTGTAGTAGGGTGCTTGTAGTAGTCATTCTGTGAGCTGGGTACCTTTTGTATCAAATAGACATAGTTTGAACaaatttttttgtggtttatgCGTATTACTATACAGTATAGTTCTACAAGGTCGTTGATTAACCTACAGAGGAAGTTGGAAAGTGAACTAAAGTTCAAGTCTTAACATTTTCCAGTAATAGAGCAGGACAATGGGAGAGGGGAAATATTGGttattactatttatttagCTTGCCCATAATTCTAATTCTCTGTGTAGTAGCTTTATTTCCACTCTTGTCTTGGTAAAAtagtttcttcccttttcctttagTATTTGAAGTTTTGGTAGAAACATTATGATGTGGTTGCATTTGAAAAATTTAGCTGAATGTAGTGAAACGTGAAATGTTATTGAAGTGTTACTCCGGAGTGCTTAAAACTAAGAGTAGGATGTTATACTTGTATCTGATGGTGTCATATGTTCATAATTTTGTGTTTGATTAAACTAATTGACTATTTAACTTCTGTATTTGAGGGTGTGATAAAACGTGAATTCTTCTCtggaagaatttaaaatacatttgtggTTTGAAGGTTATGAGCATGATAAATTCAGCACACTACTGTAATCAGTCCATTTTGTACCATGTCTCCGTAGTCTCTCATTATTGGCCATAACTCCAGCAGAATGAATATCTGTATTCTCATGTGAGTGTTTGATGGTGATGGGAAACCCTTATTATCTTTTTTGATTCTGATCTATTCTTGAAAAACAGCCAGCTTGTATGAAAAATATGATCGTGGATTTCTCTGTATGGCTgaagttgtattttaaaaaaagcttacaGCGAGCCATGTCTGCCTTAATGAGAAGTGCGCATTCTTGCATCAGCACCATTGCTGCCTTCAATAGTGCACAAAGTAAGGCAGAGGGGGGGTTGTGCACATGTTTCCAACCTTACCTGTAGCTTTTATTATGGTCTGTCTTGAGAAtttgtaatgtttttatttgcttttttataaCAAAATGGATATGTTACAGAGTTGCCAAGGAACAAACCAACCAGATTAGATTATATTATCTGGGTGTTTGTAGTAATCATAGATGAATTAATAGGGAAGTGTGAGCTTTCAGCATAGTGCCAAAGCACTTCTGCAAGTGAAATGTAAGGGGGAATGCATGAAGCTGTTGCTTGTGAAACTTCTAAGCCTGGTAGACTTTATGGTTAGAAAAAAGATCTAGGTTTTTCTTGTGCCTACATTACTTTTACCAGTGGGTGGGAAAGAGGAATGGAGTCAGACCCTGTTTCTTACTCCTTTGTAATAATCTTGAATGCTAAAGATTTGTGTTCTGATCTTTAGAGTATACTGGTTCTTTACTTTGACCTTTTCCTCCCTTGCTGTGCCTATTCATTGTACAAGAATCTTACATCCATCACTATAAACCCATTAAATGCCTTTGGGAGAGTATAGGTAAATGAAATCTCCCAAGATATAAGTAGGAGATAGGAGCATCCTTCCTCTGTGGCAGTCAGTCTGCAGCTCTTCGCtgccctttcttttcccccttgtcTGGATGTCAGCTAGGAAGTCTTTTTATTATCCCTTTCCCTCTACTTTGAGTGCTTCAGTCCTGCTTGCCTAAATGAGTGCCTGTTCCCTGTCACACCATAGTAGAATTTGGTGTGATTGAGAGTTCAGAAGAGAATGACAAGATATGCTTTGCCTCAAACCCTTATACCTCTACTGTTGGTTGTCTTCATGCTTAGAGGCAGATAGATGGCACTGAGAACAGTGCTTCCTGGCATCCCAGCAACTGGCTTCTACCAAAATCCAtctattttttcctactgtgcCTAGAGTGCTCCCAAAAAAATCGTGAAACCCTGTGGTTGTGGGTATCAAAAAGCCCATGACAGACAAATACCCTAAAGCCTGATGTTAGGTGTcgtatttttgcttttgtaacTTGATTGATTTGGATTGTTTTCTTCACTTAGAATTCATGGCATATGGAGAAAAAGCTTTGATAGTAAAAAGTAACCCTGTGATCACCAGAGTTCAGGTGCAAATTAATCTAAAACCTGCGGAATAACCTTGATTCTCCATTTATGTTGTTTCTTGACAGTATTGTGACttgactttgatttttttttttttttaattttggtttttttgggttttttttgggttttttttttttttttagctctagCAGCCATCTGGTCTCAAGTGCATGCATTTGACATCAGGATCTATCAATATTTGTGAGGTACAGGGGTAGAGCAATGCAGGAAATGACTAGCCAGGTTAATACTCCTTAGCggttgctgttttcttttccctatgGTTACTTGAAAGATGAAGGCCTGTTGAGTGGCTTGAGAAGTAGGCTTGTGAGactctaaagaaaaacaaaatgtatttctataCCTTGCCTGGTGCTGGGGAATTTGGGTTCTTTAATACTTCAGAACTGGTGTGTCCATTAAGGTACTTGTAAACATTAAAGTTGACTTATAAAAGGCATAACTACTTAGTTTTACAAATATTTGTGTTATGGATTGCATAAATGCAGCAGGAAatataagggggaaaaaaatcgtGGTGTTTGGTCATTGTTTTACTAGActtcaaatttttttcttattacttcATGAAATCCTTCTCTAATTCAATCTTTGTCTTTTGTCTTTGCTGCCTTGCAGGGTTGGTACAGTAGGCCTCACTAAACTTAGCTGCAACTAAGAATTTCTCCTACATCAACTGAGTTAAGGCTGATGCTCTTGTGGAATGTGGATTAAAAGTGCGTGCTAAGTTCCAAATTTCCATTTGAGAAGCGGAGAAAGTAAATGTACCACAACCACCAGCATCAGGACAGCAAACCAAGGGACAAAGAATTTGATCCACAGTGTTGATATATGTTAACTGGTGCACGTGTTGCTTAAAGACGTTTGCTGGGGGGCGAGAAGTGGACGTCAGCTGTGCGAAGTCATTTTGTTTACAAAAATGAGGGCTTCTTTGGAAACAGCAGACATTGCCATTGTGGCACTGTACTTCGTGCTTGTAATGTGCATAGGTTTTTTTGCCATGTGGAAGTACAATCGGAGCACCGTAAGTGGCTACTTTTTGGCAGGGCGTTCTATGACCTGGGTAGCTATTGGTGCATCTTTGTTTGTGAGCAATATTGGAAGTGAACATTTCATTGGGCTCGCAGGATCTGGAGCGGCGAGTGGATTTGCAGTAGGTGCATGGGAATTCAACGCCTTAatgcttttgcagcttttagGATGGGTCTTCGTCCCAGTCTACATCCGGTCAGGAGTATACACCATGCCTGAATACTTGTCCAAGCGTTTTGGAGGGCATAgaattcaaatatattttgcagCGTTGTCTCTAATTCTTTATATCTTCACCAAACTCTCAGTTGACTTGTATTCAGGGGCACTTTTTATTcaagaatcactaggttggaaccTCTATTTGTCAGTTATCCTCCTTATTGGAATGACTGCACTGTTGACTGTGACTGGAGGTCTTGTGGCTGTCATCTACACAGACACCCTTCAAGCTCTGCTTATGATTATTGGTGCCCTCACACTTATGATCATAAGTATTACTGAGGTTGGTGGGTTTgaagaagttaaaagaaggtaCATGTTAGCGTCACCAAATATTACGTCTATCTTGTTAACCTACAACATTTCCAATACCAATTCCTGCAATGTCAACCCAAAGCCTGATGCTCTTAAAATGTTGCGTGAGCCAACGGATGAAGATATTCCCTGGCCTGGATTTCTGTTGGGACAGACCCCAGCTTCTGTCTGGTACTGGTGTGCTGATCAAGTCATAGTTCAGAGAGTTTTAGCCGCAAAAAACATTGCACATGCCAAAGGATCCACTCTGATGGCAGGCTTCTTAAAGTTGCTGCCGATGTTTATTATAGTTGTCCCAGGAATGATTTCACGAATACTATTTGCAGATGATATCGCCTGCATTAATCCGGAACACTGTTTTCAAGTCTGcgggagcagagctggatgcTCTAACATTGCCTACCCACGTTTGGTGATGAAACTTGTGCCGGTTGGTCTGCGGGGACTGATGATGGCTGTGATGATCGCTGCACTGATGAGTGACTTGGACTCGATATTTAACAGTGCCAGCACTATATTCACACTTGATGTCTACAAACTCATTCGGAAGAGCGCGACGTCTAGAGAACTGATGATTGTAGGAAGAGTCTTTGTTGCGTTCATGGTAGTTATAAGCATTGCCTGGGTCCCAATAATTGTAGAGATGCAAGGTGGTCAGATGTACCTTTATATTCAAGAGGTAGCGGACTATTTGACCCCACCAGTGGCTGCTCTGTTTCTTATGGGTATCTTTTGGAAGCGTTGCAATGAGCAGGGGGCTTTCTATGGTGGAATGGCTGGGTTTGTTCTTGGAGCAATACGGTTGATACTGGCATTTATCTATCGTGCTCCGGAGTGTAACCAGCCGGATACTAGGCCAAGCTTTATCAAAAACATCCATTACATGTATGTTGCGACAGCTCTGTTCTGGATCACTGGGATTGTGACCTTTGTAGTAAGCCTTCTCACACCTCCACCTACGAAGGAGCAGGTTCGGACAACcactttctgggctgtgaaaaACAGGAACGTGAAAGAGAACGCTGCAAAGGGGGAGCTGTACAAAGTGCAAGAAAAGAGCATCCTCAAGTGCAATGAAAACACTAACCATATCATTCCAAACGGCAAATcggaagaaaatattaaaaatattaagccGGAGGATATCAATCTCCTGGTTACTTGCAGAGATGACAGCAACCCGGTGATTTCTGTGAGTCACTCTGAAGTAGAGACACCAGTTGATTGTTATTCAAATGGACAAGCAGCTTTGATGGGGGAGAAAAAGCATGAGGAAGAGACTGATGATAGAGAAAGACATTTGAAGTTCATAGATTGGTTCTGTGgctttaaaagtaaaaacatGAACAAGAGAGCTGTTCGGGAGATGGAGGAAGAGACTGTTTGTTTACAAATGCTGGAAGAGACTCCAAAAGTTAAACTATTACTAAACACGGGACTCGTCTGTGTCTGTTCGCTTGGAATATTCATGTTTGTCTATTTCTCTTTGTGAGTAAATAGTGAACTTTTAAGGGTATGGCTAAACATACAGAAGTTGATACAGGTCTCTGGAGattttatttggggttttttggtttcttttatttgattttttttttaaagttttttcttttcaaataacaTAACTGCAACCCAGGCATTGTTTACGCTATAATTGTAAGATCAACTCAACTTTAACCTATTTAGAGACCATTTGAGACATGTTGTCCTATTTCTGCTGAAGGCAGAACGTGTTGTGTGgtgtctcttttcccttttgtctttttttttttttttccatttgcagtactaaccttttgtttttccatgtATACATGTATAAATATACCAAAGGCAAGCAGGTGGTTGTGTTTGAAGTCAGGCAGTTACAAAACTCAGTGAGCATTGAAGTGAAGATAACAAATAGTCATTTACTGAAGTGTAAAATCTAAATGGTTAAAGCTGTATTGGAAGATTTTTAAATGTAGGGCTCTGATGCACATTGCTGTTTAgttgttctttttaatataCCTGTATTACCTTGGCCATCTTAGCACTTTTTAATCTTGCTCACTGCTTTTaggtttttcagtttctcatttctcttATGTTTAACAACAGGAAGATACTGTGTTTCTTCTTGTAGCACTTAAAACCTGGTAGCTGTTAGtggctttctgtctttttttttttctctgtcagaaAATTGGTGTTTTGATTTTATGCACTGTAAATTCCATTACTGAAAAgttactgtatttaaaaaaaaaaaaggaaaaaaaaaatcccaaaacctGCAAAACCTGGAGATGACAAATTGGCagtgggggagaaggagggaaaggggaaaaaaaaaagaaaaccttaaaCAAACCTCTTTATTTGGGTTTGGTCATATATTGAAATAGAGAAGGATAGATTTAGCCTCTTCAGTCTCCAAACCTTTCAAACATAACTAGGGTTagcctctttttttaaaaaaaataggttctaccacaaaaaaagaagtgtgagACTTTACATGTCTGCAGTTTGGTAAGCacactgaaaaataactttctttgcCATGTGCATGTAGAAGGAGTTACTCTGCAGCCCTTCCATTGCTGCATGCAGAGTCTGGGAACAAAAACAAGTGGGAAgacaagaggaagaggaagtgGGGGAAAGAGGTGAAAAGGTCCTTTATTTTCCAAAGTCCTTTTGCCTTATGTCTTCTCCCACTTCCCCTTTGTTCTGTCAAACCTTGTTTTTTAAGGAACAGCTCCTGAGGGGTTGTGTGTGCAGTTGTAATCTGTGTCGGCAATTGAGGTCTGCCCTTATGATTCTTCAATAAAAGGGAAACTTATCCCAGGCGATCAGAGACAATCAGTAGGTATTGAGATGGTGAGGTTCTTTCCTCCTGAAGGATGGATGCCTGAGGCAGGGATGAACAATTTACAGATGTAGAGAACATGTATGTGCAGCTGGTTGGTGGAGCTCAACAGGCCAAAAGATTGCAGAGCTCTGTTCAACTTTACCCTTTGTGTAAAGCAGGAGAACATGTTGCCATCCTGGGGACTCACCCTTACACTAAACCATTTTTTGGGTGCAGAGGCTAGCTGGCAGCGTGTGCTTGCATTTCCAGTATTAAGCTCCCTTACCCTCCAGGACAGAGTAGTCGGATCCAGGCTTCCCATGAAAATAGTTCCTCTGGTTGCCTTTTCTCTTGAGCTCATCTCGGGACTTGTTTGGGAGAGCACAAACTGGCTAAGCCAAAACCAACCTGAGAGGGGCCATGCTGACAGTTCAACAGTATTGATTCAAGGGTCCAGCCATAATTCCTTGGCACATAAACAAGAACCAGTGCCTATGAGTTAAATAGTTCTGTAGAGATGAAATTTGGGTTAATCCTGCCTTTGACTGCTGGAGAAAGTTTGCTTTTCCAGTGCAATGGTGCTGTAAGTTGCAGGCCATCCAAATAGCTTTTAGAAGTATGATGTCTAATACACAGTTTCAGATGAAGTGATTAAATTccatttttgtgggttttttttgtttttaaatcagtCAAATCCCATTCATTCCAAGACTTCAGAGGCCAAGATGCCCCAGTTTTCTCCGCTTTGTGTAGTTGTTGCTGCTGGAAAGTATACTGTCATTAACTGGAAATACAGTAATAAGTGAAGGAGTCATGTTGCAATATGTGTAGAAGACGAGAGTTACAGTATCTGAGTCCCAGTATTAATGGCAGTGTGACCAGGCACATTTTATTACGGTTTGTGTGGCTGGCTTTGTTCAGAAGACTATGTTAAGTCCTTTTTAATGGCAAAATTGTAGTATGTGAAATATAATAATGGCATCTCAACTTCATTAGCGAGCTGATTTGAGGATAGTACTGTAAGATAGATACAGAACATAGTCATTTCTATGCAGGATAATGCAATCTAGGGAAGAATTTGATCTTTGTGGGGTGAAAAATAACTTGTGGAGGGCAAAGAGAAGTCTCAGTCCAACAATGTCTTCTTGAAAAGTCTGGAATTTGGCTAATATGCCTAATTTGGCACAGGGAAAGAGACTCGTGTACCAGGCACTGTCCCTTAGTAACTTGGCACATCTTTCTATCAGCAGCTGGTACTTGGATTTTCCAAGTCAGTACTCTTTGCTCTCAGAAATGCATTGCCACCTAACCTGCAAAGCCAGGTCAGCTCAGGGACCCTTTTGCTTGGCTGCCATTGCTTCATCTGTGCTTGCTTTTATCCTGGGGTGCCTTACATGGTTATGAAGCTGAAAGCATGGCTTTTATTGCCACTTGAAGAGTGGTTTGCTCGTAATGGCTTTTCCCAGcttgtttcctttctctctcccccctcccaaGTAATTTGCTGTTTGAAGAGAACAGTGTGTAAAGAGCTAATACACAGGATGCCTGTATCCTGTATAGTATAACTTCAGTCAGGCCCATGGTGAAATTATCCCTTGACTGTGGTAGGGAGTCACAGTCCTTTGCAAATGCAGGCTGTGATGCAGCCTCTGTTAAATCTGAGATACTCCCATCTCCCAGTTAATGTATTCTCATTTGCTAAACTAACAAGTTGCCGCATTAATCACAGTAATTGGCAGGCAGTCAGAATCTTAGTGAAGTCATACTTTGCGTCTCCCTGATCTTTAGACGTGTTATTGTGAAGAAACttttaaggaaattatttct
This genomic window from Phaenicophaeus curvirostris isolate KB17595 chromosome 1, BPBGC_Pcur_1.0, whole genome shotgun sequence contains:
- the SLC5A3 gene encoding sodium/myo-inositol cotransporter, which translates into the protein MRASLETADIAIVALYFVLVMCIGFFAMWKYNRSTVSGYFLAGRSMTWVAIGASLFVSNIGSEHFIGLAGSGAASGFAVGAWEFNALMLLQLLGWVFVPVYIRSGVYTMPEYLSKRFGGHRIQIYFAALSLILYIFTKLSVDLYSGALFIQESLGWNLYLSVILLIGMTALLTVTGGLVAVIYTDTLQALLMIIGALTLMIISITEVGGFEEVKRRYMLASPNITSILLTYNISNTNSCNVNPKPDALKMLREPTDEDIPWPGFLLGQTPASVWYWCADQVIVQRVLAAKNIAHAKGSTLMAGFLKLLPMFIIVVPGMISRILFADDIACINPEHCFQVCGSRAGCSNIAYPRLVMKLVPVGLRGLMMAVMIAALMSDLDSIFNSASTIFTLDVYKLIRKSATSRELMIVGRVFVAFMVVISIAWVPIIVEMQGGQMYLYIQEVADYLTPPVAALFLMGIFWKRCNEQGAFYGGMAGFVLGAIRLILAFIYRAPECNQPDTRPSFIKNIHYMYVATALFWITGIVTFVVSLLTPPPTKEQVRTTTFWAVKNRNVKENAAKGELYKVQEKSILKCNENTNHIIPNGKSEENIKNIKPEDINLLVTCRDDSNPVISVSHSEVETPVDCYSNGQAALMGEKKHEEETDDRERHLKFIDWFCGFKSKNMNKRAVREMEEETVCLQMLEETPKVKLLLNTGLVCVCSLGIFMFVYFSL